Proteins from one Brockia lithotrophica genomic window:
- a CDS encoding LSU ribosomal protein L21p yields the protein MWGGISVYAIVETGGKQVRVEPGKWIDVEKLSGEEGAEVVLDRVLLVADDSGVVVGTPYVPGARVRAQIVKHGRGKKIIVFKYKPKKNYRKKQGHRQPFTRLMITAIER from the coding sequence GTGTGGGGGGGTATTTCCGTGTACGCGATCGTGGAAACCGGTGGCAAGCAGGTGCGCGTGGAACCCGGGAAGTGGATCGACGTAGAAAAGCTCTCGGGCGAGGAAGGCGCGGAAGTCGTCCTCGACCGCGTTCTCCTCGTTGCGGACGATTCGGGCGTGGTCGTGGGCACGCCGTACGTACCGGGGGCGCGGGTGCGCGCCCAAATTGTGAAGCACGGCCGGGGGAAGAAGATCATCGTCTTCAAGTACAAGCCCAAGAAGAACTACCGCAAGAAGCAGGGCCACCGCCAGCCGTTTACGCGCCTCATGATCACGGCCATCGAGCGGTGA
- a CDS encoding NADH-ubiquinone oxidoreductase chain M → MGPLSWLVLAPLVGILVLLVLPASQTRIIKAVGIGFAAVPAVLAGYLYAGFRPEQEGFQFVERATWFTLAYPNARGVPETWQEVPITYGMGVDGLSLPLVLLAATVGFLAAVASMGYTKRVKEYFLFFLLLQAGTLGAFATTSTLLFFVFFEVVLVASFFLIGIWGSERREEAAYQFLIYNGLGSLLMLLAFVWIFNAVLSFDVPEIVKRLGEASLSPGTQALIFALLFLGFAVKLPMFPFHTWMLRAHTEAPPAMSMILSGVLLKLGAYGILRFAVGFFPEVAYRAAPILAVMGLVNLLYGAFAALVQKSLKMVIVYSSLSHMGLVLLGIAAFNTVGFQGAVFQMISHGLIAALLFFLAGAITERFGTTEFSALGGIGKKLPYLSGVLLVAAMASLGLPLTAGFASEFQVYLGLFTSALRTYAWVALLGLVLTAAYWLRAVTRSTYGPLAPETERRPLSDLRFAEWVPALVLVGLIVFLGVYPASLSVVIAQGLAPISPPVALIP, encoded by the coding sequence ATGGGACCGCTTTCGTGGCTCGTGCTCGCACCGCTCGTGGGGATTCTCGTACTCCTCGTCCTCCCCGCATCTCAGACGCGCATCATCAAGGCCGTGGGGATCGGTTTTGCCGCCGTGCCGGCCGTCCTTGCGGGCTACCTGTACGCGGGGTTCCGGCCCGAGCAGGAGGGGTTTCAGTTCGTCGAGCGGGCGACCTGGTTTACCCTCGCGTACCCGAACGCGCGGGGCGTTCCCGAGACGTGGCAGGAGGTTCCTATTACCTACGGGATGGGTGTGGACGGCCTCAGCCTTCCCCTCGTCCTTTTGGCCGCGACCGTGGGATTTCTCGCCGCCGTAGCATCCATGGGGTACACGAAGCGCGTGAAGGAGTACTTTCTCTTCTTCCTCCTCCTCCAGGCGGGGACGCTTGGCGCCTTCGCGACGACGAGCACACTCCTCTTCTTCGTCTTCTTTGAGGTCGTCCTCGTCGCTTCGTTCTTCCTCATCGGCATATGGGGTTCGGAACGGCGGGAAGAAGCGGCCTACCAGTTCCTGATCTACAACGGCCTCGGTTCGCTCCTCATGCTCCTCGCCTTCGTCTGGATCTTCAACGCCGTACTCTCGTTCGACGTTCCCGAGATCGTAAAGCGGCTCGGCGAAGCCTCCCTCTCTCCGGGCACGCAGGCGCTCATCTTCGCCCTCCTCTTCCTCGGTTTCGCCGTAAAGCTCCCGATGTTTCCCTTCCACACGTGGATGCTCCGGGCGCACACGGAAGCTCCTCCGGCCATGTCGATGATCCTCTCCGGCGTCCTCCTCAAGCTCGGCGCCTACGGGATACTCCGCTTTGCCGTGGGGTTCTTTCCCGAAGTGGCCTATCGTGCGGCGCCAATCCTTGCCGTGATGGGCCTCGTAAATCTCCTGTACGGCGCCTTCGCCGCGCTCGTGCAAAAGTCCCTCAAGATGGTCATCGTCTACTCGAGTTTGAGCCACATGGGACTCGTGCTCTTGGGGATCGCCGCCTTCAACACCGTGGGGTTTCAGGGCGCCGTGTTTCAGATGATTTCCCACGGCCTCATCGCCGCGCTCCTCTTCTTCCTCGCCGGCGCGATTACGGAACGCTTCGGGACGACGGAGTTTTCCGCATTGGGCGGGATCGGGAAGAAACTTCCCTACCTGAGCGGCGTCCTCCTCGTGGCGGCGATGGCTTCCCTCGGACTTCCCCTCACGGCCGGTTTCGCGAGCGAGTTTCAGGTGTATCTCGGCCTATTCACGAGCGCCTTGCGCACGTACGCGTGGGTCGCCCTCCTCGGTCTCGTGCTGACGGCGGCCTACTGGCTTCGCGCGGTCACGCGGTCGACGTACGGCCCCCTCGCTCCGGAGACGGAACGCCGGCCTCTGTCCGACCTTCGGTTTGCGGAATGGGTTCCGGCCTTGGTCCTCGTAGGGCTCATCGTCTTTTTGGGCGTCTACCCCGCGTCCCTGAGCGTCGTCATCGCCCAAGGGCTCGCGCCTATCTCGCCTCCGGTGGCGCTTATTCCCTGA
- a CDS encoding drug resistance transporter, EmrB/QacA family, producing the protein MGIQRAGVLAGALLGVFLAAVEATIVSTAMPAIATDLGGLEYLGAVFSVYMLTSAVTTPVFGRLADRLGRRTAFVSGTLLFVLGSFASGLAPNMPALVSFRALQGFGAGAVLPLATTIVGDLYEGEARARAQALTSSVWAISALVGPLLGAYLLRIGWPWVFWINVPAGLLSVALVGAFLRDPGSRVRRGEPLDARSVLVFTLAVSALVGALELLAVHTRSSWSELLFPFVLAVVGILLLFAWTRIERTSTAPFVPREFWTDPFFLRANLGTFFLGGILIGQSAFLPTYVRLSLGAGTVASGFALTMQSLGWTAASLATGFLLYRAGVRTTALWGAGAFLLGSAGFFYLRPGDPLALFYLASAVVGIGLGTTNTAYLVALQARVPWERRGTATAFNMFVRLLGSAVGAAAFGILVNRLAAWDLRREGLPPESFSAWGGRGVGEAEAVPPLLAEAFSFGMHGVYALMFFLSLAMLWIALRIPADVLSAKDEKT; encoded by the coding sequence ATGGGCATCCAGCGTGCGGGAGTTCTCGCAGGGGCGCTTCTCGGGGTGTTCCTCGCCGCCGTCGAAGCGACGATCGTGAGCACGGCGATGCCGGCCATCGCCACCGACCTCGGGGGTCTCGAGTACCTCGGCGCCGTGTTTTCCGTGTACATGCTCACCTCCGCGGTGACGACGCCGGTCTTCGGTAGGTTGGCGGACCGTCTGGGGAGGCGAACCGCGTTTGTTTCCGGAACCCTTCTCTTCGTCCTCGGATCCTTCGCCAGCGGGCTCGCCCCGAACATGCCGGCGCTCGTGAGCTTCCGCGCCCTCCAAGGGTTTGGGGCCGGAGCCGTGCTTCCTTTGGCCACGACGATCGTTGGCGATCTTTACGAGGGGGAGGCCCGGGCCCGCGCCCAGGCCCTCACCTCGAGCGTGTGGGCGATCTCCGCCCTCGTCGGGCCGCTCCTCGGAGCCTACTTGCTTCGGATAGGGTGGCCGTGGGTATTCTGGATCAACGTCCCCGCGGGGCTTTTGTCCGTCGCCCTCGTAGGCGCGTTTCTCCGCGACCCCGGAAGCCGCGTCCGAAGAGGGGAACCCCTCGACGCAAGGAGCGTCCTCGTCTTCACCCTTGCCGTGAGCGCCCTGGTAGGCGCCTTGGAACTCCTCGCCGTGCACACCCGGTCGTCGTGGAGCGAGCTCTTGTTTCCCTTCGTCCTTGCCGTCGTAGGGATTTTGCTCTTGTTTGCCTGGACGCGGATCGAGCGCACGAGCACGGCTCCCTTTGTTCCCCGCGAATTTTGGACGGACCCGTTTTTTCTCCGGGCAAACCTCGGGACGTTCTTTCTCGGGGGAATCCTCATCGGACAATCGGCGTTCCTCCCCACCTACGTTCGCCTTTCCCTCGGCGCCGGAACGGTCGCCTCCGGTTTTGCCCTCACGATGCAGTCGCTCGGCTGGACCGCCGCCTCCCTCGCCACGGGGTTCCTCCTGTACCGTGCGGGGGTGCGCACGACGGCCCTATGGGGAGCAGGAGCGTTTCTCTTGGGGAGCGCGGGCTTTTTTTACCTCCGGCCCGGCGACCCCCTCGCGCTCTTTTATCTCGCCTCCGCCGTGGTGGGAATCGGCCTGGGGACGACGAACACGGCGTACCTCGTCGCCTTACAGGCACGCGTTCCATGGGAACGGCGGGGGACGGCTACCGCCTTCAACATGTTCGTGCGCCTCCTCGGGAGCGCCGTCGGCGCCGCCGCCTTCGGCATTCTCGTAAACCGCCTTGCGGCCTGGGATCTTCGCCGCGAAGGGCTCCCGCCCGAGTCGTTTTCCGCGTGGGGAGGTCGGGGGGTGGGCGAAGCGGAAGCCGTCCCCCCTCTTCTGGCCGAGGCGTTTTCCTTTGGCATGCACGGCGTGTACGCCCTCATGTTCTTCCTCTCCCTCGCCATGCTGTGGATCGCCCTACGGATCCCTGCGGACGTGTTGTCGGCGAAAGACGAGAAGACCTGA
- a CDS encoding Rod shape-determining protein RodA, whose translation MAEQKRAKTSIWRTVSHIDLTTILSLLILAALSYASILGAHTGGGEAWKQLLWFALGMAVLFATVFIDDTLVYRASYPLYVVGLLLLLILFVTVPKTEEVIRSFTLPGGVKFQPAEIMKVFAALAFARWLADREEKGVPPRSVRDLVPLFTLWGVPFVLIAVQPDLGTAIVLTVLFASILFVALDRKLLAKVFLLGGLGVGGVVGLYFFAPQVFFKIVKEYQWRRITAFLQEPTFPASDEQFQLVNSLLAIGSGGVWGKGWLSEANLTYNHWVPEAHTDFVFSVYGESFGFVGAAFLLVVYFLLFYRVVQMSLEMEKPFARYATTGFLGMLVFQVFENIGMTVGIMPITGITLPFLSYGGSSLVTNFFTMGLILGFYVRRKRLSFV comes from the coding sequence ATGGCCGAGCAAAAGCGCGCCAAGACCTCGATTTGGCGGACCGTTTCCCACATCGACCTCACGACCATCCTCTCCCTCCTCATCCTCGCCGCCCTGAGCTACGCCTCCATTTTGGGCGCGCACACGGGCGGCGGGGAGGCATGGAAGCAGCTGTTATGGTTTGCCCTCGGCATGGCCGTTCTCTTCGCCACGGTCTTCATCGACGATACCCTCGTGTACCGTGCCAGCTATCCCCTGTACGTCGTGGGCCTTCTCCTCCTCCTAATCCTCTTCGTCACCGTTCCCAAGACGGAAGAAGTGATTCGTTCCTTCACCCTGCCCGGCGGCGTAAAGTTCCAGCCGGCGGAGATCATGAAAGTCTTCGCCGCCCTCGCCTTTGCCCGGTGGCTTGCCGATCGCGAGGAGAAGGGAGTACCCCCGCGGTCCGTGAGAGACCTTGTTCCCCTCTTCACCTTGTGGGGCGTACCCTTCGTGCTCATCGCCGTTCAGCCGGACCTCGGGACCGCCATCGTCCTCACGGTGCTCTTCGCCTCCATCCTCTTCGTGGCGCTCGACCGAAAGCTCCTCGCCAAGGTTTTCCTTCTCGGGGGTCTTGGGGTCGGCGGCGTCGTGGGACTCTACTTCTTCGCCCCCCAGGTTTTCTTCAAGATCGTAAAGGAGTACCAGTGGAGGCGGATCACCGCTTTCCTGCAAGAACCGACCTTCCCCGCCTCGGACGAACAGTTTCAGCTCGTAAATTCCCTCCTCGCCATCGGCTCGGGCGGGGTATGGGGGAAAGGGTGGCTTTCGGAGGCCAACCTCACGTACAACCACTGGGTCCCCGAGGCGCACACGGACTTCGTCTTTTCCGTGTACGGGGAGTCGTTCGGCTTCGTAGGCGCCGCCTTTCTCCTCGTCGTGTACTTTCTCCTCTTCTACCGCGTAGTGCAGATGAGCTTGGAAATGGAAAAGCCATTTGCGCGCTACGCCACGACGGGATTTCTCGGAATGCTCGTCTTTCAAGTTTTCGAAAACATCGGCATGACCGTCGGGATCATGCCGATTACGGGCATTACCCTCCCCTTCCTCAGCTACGGCGGGAGTTCCCTCGTGACGAACTTCTTCACCATGGGGCTCATCCTCGGCTTCTACGTCCGCCGAAAGCGCCTATCTTTCGTCTAG
- a CDS encoding putative ribosomal protein: protein MRARREAGRLAEVEVSGHAGYKEKGTDIVCAGISAITLGAANALVSLLDVDAVSQIGQGGYIVFRMPRDLPTEVEERAALILEGMLVALKALEESYPEYLRVEDPDAPRGIFKP from the coding sequence GTGCGGGCACGGCGCGAGGCAGGCCGTCTCGCCGAAGTCGAGGTGAGCGGGCACGCGGGCTACAAGGAAAAGGGCACGGACATTGTCTGCGCGGGGATTTCGGCGATCACCCTCGGCGCGGCCAACGCCCTCGTCTCGCTTTTGGACGTAGACGCGGTTTCGCAGATCGGCCAAGGGGGGTACATCGTATTCCGCATGCCGCGGGATCTTCCGACGGAAGTGGAGGAGCGTGCGGCTCTTATCTTGGAAGGCATGCTCGTCGCCCTCAAGGCGCTCGAAGAGAGCTACCCGGAGTACCTCCGCGTCGAAGACCCCGACGCCCCACGCGGTATTTTCAAGCCCTAG
- a CDS encoding Stage IV sporulation pro-sigma-K processing enzyme (SpoIVFB): protein MLRVFVHPLLFLFAGGAYLLGVYKEFLLLLLALVLHETFHAAAASAMGYRILSVEFLPYGGRVSLESKGYGRIASEVVVLLAGPASHALFLGLPRPWTEALLGPYASWWWEVHASLLAFNLLPAFPLDGGRIVLAALAAWLPYRRAIYAAYGVGTGLVLAGAAFALHGFRTPSLGLALYTPLLLWWNVRGLCRAEEEFLRFLWRRYRFLPEVRTFPPLPLVFPSPDVSPLAVLRHARRERYLRASFPPLGTSLPGVRCGKIANAKDVAAGMRSPPSEEEGVFLARLFDRENRG, encoded by the coding sequence GTGCTCCGGGTCTTCGTCCACCCTCTGCTCTTCCTCTTTGCCGGCGGGGCGTACCTCCTCGGGGTGTACAAGGAATTCCTCCTCCTCCTTCTCGCCCTCGTCCTGCACGAAACCTTTCACGCCGCTGCGGCGTCCGCCATGGGATACCGAATCCTCTCCGTAGAATTTCTCCCCTACGGCGGACGCGTTTCCCTCGAATCGAAGGGGTACGGGCGCATCGCTTCGGAGGTCGTCGTCCTCCTCGCGGGCCCGGCGAGTCACGCGCTCTTTCTCGGCCTGCCCCGGCCGTGGACGGAAGCCCTCTTGGGCCCCTACGCTTCGTGGTGGTGGGAAGTTCACGCCTCCCTCCTCGCGTTCAATCTCCTCCCTGCGTTTCCCCTGGACGGCGGACGGATCGTCCTTGCGGCGTTGGCAGCGTGGTTGCCCTACCGGCGCGCCATATACGCCGCCTACGGCGTAGGAACGGGTCTCGTCTTGGCCGGAGCCGCCTTCGCCCTCCACGGGTTCCGCACGCCCTCCCTCGGCCTCGCCCTCTACACCCCCCTCCTCCTCTGGTGGAATGTCCGGGGATTGTGTCGCGCCGAAGAGGAGTTCCTCCGCTTTCTCTGGCGGCGGTACCGGTTTCTCCCGGAAGTGCGCACGTTCCCGCCGCTTCCCCTCGTCTTCCCGTCCCCCGATGTCTCTCCGCTTGCGGTGCTCCGCCACGCGCGCCGAGAGCGCTACCTCCGCGCTTCCTTTCCCCCCCTTGGGACGTCCCTTCCCGGCGTGCGGTGCGGGAAAATCGCGAATGCAAAAGACGTCGCGGCGGGAATGCGGTCTCCGCCTTCCGAGGAAGAAGGGGTTTTCCTCGCCCGGCTCTTCGACCGGGAAAACCGCGGGTGA
- a CDS encoding LSU ribosomal protein L27p, translating to MRYPMDLQFFAQKKAGGSTKNGRDSVGKRLGVKRHDGQFVLAGNILVRQRGTRIYPGPGVGIGKDDTLYARIDGVVRYERFGRDKKRVSVYPVAAEELEAAE from the coding sequence ATGCGTTACCCCATGGACTTGCAGTTTTTCGCCCAAAAGAAGGCCGGAGGGAGCACGAAGAACGGCCGCGACAGCGTCGGGAAGCGCCTCGGCGTGAAGCGCCACGACGGCCAGTTTGTCCTCGCGGGCAACATCCTCGTCCGCCAGCGGGGCACGCGGATTTACCCGGGGCCCGGCGTCGGAATCGGCAAGGACGACACCCTGTACGCCCGCATCGACGGCGTGGTGCGCTACGAGCGCTTTGGCAGGGACAAGAAGCGCGTGAGCGTCTACCCGGTCGCTGCAGAAGAACTCGAGGCGGCGGAGTGA
- a CDS encoding GTP-binding protein Obg — MFVDEAKIYVKGGDGGNGAVAFRREKYVPLGGPAGGDGGRGGDVILEVDEGLRTLVDFRFRRHFKAERGEHGQGKNRHGRDGRDLVLKVPPGTIVYDATTGERLADLTRPGQRFVVARGGRGGRGNARFATHANPAPRIAEKGEPGEERWVRLELRLLADVGLVGFPNAGKSSLLAAVTRANPEVAPYPFTTLNPILGVVHLGEGRSFVIADLPGIIEGAHAGAGLGHRFLRHISRTRLLLLVLDMAATDGRDPYGDYRTLRKELELYHPELARRPYFVVANKMDLPEAEENLARFRARLAESGEDVPVYPISAVTRAGLDELLLAVERALGELPPPLDFPEEAWAYGGGLSADEVWDEADDASESSEEAVIREDAPAPAQGEEGFVITREGDTFVVYAPRLLRLIERFGLESDEALLRVQREMRRMRLEEALRARGATSGSPVRLGPYEFELIDGAEP, encoded by the coding sequence ATGTTTGTCGATGAGGCCAAGATCTACGTCAAGGGCGGCGACGGGGGCAACGGCGCCGTGGCCTTTCGCCGCGAGAAGTACGTCCCCCTAGGCGGTCCAGCGGGCGGGGACGGTGGGCGCGGGGGCGATGTCATCCTCGAAGTCGACGAGGGGCTGCGCACGCTCGTGGACTTCCGCTTCCGCCGCCACTTCAAGGCGGAGAGGGGGGAACACGGACAGGGAAAAAACCGGCACGGTCGCGACGGACGCGACCTCGTCCTCAAGGTACCCCCGGGTACGATCGTCTACGACGCGACGACCGGTGAACGGCTCGCGGACCTCACGCGCCCGGGCCAGCGCTTCGTCGTCGCCCGCGGCGGGCGCGGGGGTAGGGGAAACGCGCGTTTTGCCACGCACGCCAACCCGGCGCCTCGGATCGCGGAAAAAGGAGAGCCGGGAGAGGAACGCTGGGTGCGCCTCGAGCTCCGTCTCCTCGCCGACGTCGGACTCGTCGGGTTCCCCAACGCCGGGAAATCCTCGCTGCTTGCGGCGGTTACGCGGGCCAATCCCGAAGTCGCGCCGTACCCGTTTACGACGCTCAATCCGATCCTCGGCGTCGTTCATCTCGGGGAGGGCCGTAGTTTCGTGATCGCCGACCTTCCCGGGATCATCGAAGGCGCGCACGCCGGGGCCGGGCTCGGGCACCGGTTTCTCCGGCACATTTCCCGCACGCGTCTTCTCCTCCTCGTCCTCGACATGGCGGCAACGGACGGACGCGATCCGTACGGGGACTACCGGACGTTGCGCAAGGAGCTCGAGCTCTACCACCCGGAACTCGCCCGACGGCCGTACTTCGTCGTGGCGAACAAGATGGACCTCCCCGAGGCGGAAGAGAACCTCGCGCGCTTTCGCGCCCGCCTGGCGGAGTCCGGGGAAGACGTCCCCGTCTACCCCATTTCCGCCGTCACGCGCGCCGGGCTCGACGAGCTCCTCCTCGCCGTCGAGCGTGCGCTGGGCGAGCTTCCTCCTCCGCTCGACTTTCCGGAGGAAGCGTGGGCGTACGGGGGCGGACTTTCGGCAGATGAGGTCTGGGATGAAGCGGACGACGCCTCGGAATCCTCCGAAGAGGCGGTGATCCGCGAAGACGCCCCTGCGCCTGCGCAAGGGGAAGAAGGTTTCGTGATCACCCGCGAGGGGGACACCTTCGTCGTGTACGCCCCGCGCCTTTTGCGCCTCATCGAACGCTTCGGCCTCGAGAGCGACGAGGCCCTCCTCCGCGTGCAGCGGGAGATGCGGCGCATGCGCCTGGAGGAAGCGCTGCGCGCCCGCGGCGCGACCTCCGGTTCCCCCGTGCGCCTCGGGCCCTACGAATTCGAGCTCATCGACGGCGCGGAGCCGTAG
- a CDS encoding Septum site-determining protein MinD has protein sequence MGHPIVITSGKGGVGKSTTTANLGTALAMLGRRVLLVDADIGLRNLDLILGLENRIVYDLVDVAEGRVRLEQAYVRDKRMEDRLFLLPASQTKDKTAVSPEAMARIVAEAGSSFDFVLIDSPAGIEHGFHTAVAGAQEAIVVTTPEVSAIRDADRVIGLLEKKGLFRPRLVINRIRPHLAQKMEQVGVEEIVQILGVDLLGIVPDDEQVIRDTNQGVPTVLERRSPAAQAYRNIARRILGESVPLMRLEETPSMFTRVRRFFSRR, from the coding sequence ATGGGGCATCCGATCGTGATCACGTCGGGCAAGGGGGGCGTCGGGAAGTCGACGACGACCGCGAATTTGGGGACCGCCCTGGCGATGCTCGGGAGGCGCGTCCTCCTCGTCGACGCAGACATCGGCCTGCGCAACCTCGACCTCATCCTCGGGCTGGAAAACCGCATCGTGTACGACCTCGTCGACGTCGCCGAGGGACGGGTTCGCCTTGAACAGGCGTACGTACGCGACAAGCGCATGGAAGACCGCCTCTTTCTCTTGCCGGCTTCCCAGACCAAGGACAAGACGGCCGTGTCTCCCGAAGCGATGGCCCGAATCGTCGCCGAAGCAGGGTCCTCGTTCGATTTCGTGCTCATCGATTCTCCCGCGGGGATCGAACACGGGTTTCACACCGCCGTCGCCGGCGCACAAGAGGCCATCGTCGTCACGACGCCCGAGGTCTCGGCGATCCGCGATGCCGACCGGGTGATCGGCCTCTTGGAAAAGAAGGGACTGTTTCGCCCCCGGCTCGTGATCAACCGCATTCGGCCGCACCTCGCCCAAAAAATGGAGCAGGTGGGCGTGGAGGAAATCGTGCAGATCCTCGGGGTCGACCTCTTGGGCATCGTCCCCGACGACGAGCAGGTGATCCGCGACACAAACCAGGGTGTCCCCACGGTCCTCGAGCGCCGCTCTCCGGCTGCGCAGGCGTACCGAAACATCGCCCGACGCATCTTGGGCGAATCCGTGCCGCTCATGCGCCTGGAAGAAACGCCGTCTATGTTTACGCGGGTTCGGCGCTTTTTTTCCCGTCGCTGA